The Eleutherodactylus coqui strain aEleCoq1 chromosome 13, aEleCoq1.hap1, whole genome shotgun sequence genome includes a window with the following:
- the SOX9 gene encoding transcription factor SOX-9 codes for MNLLDPFMKMTEEQDKCMSGAPSPSMSEDSAGSPCPSGSGSDTENTRPQENTFPKGDPDMKKETEDEKFPVCIREAVSQVLKGYDWTLVPMPVRVNGSSKSKPHVKRPMNAFMVWAQAARRKLADQYPHLHNAELSKTLGKLWRLLNEGEKRPFVEEAERLRIQHKKDHPDYKYQPRRRKSVKNGQAEQEDGSEQTHISPNAIFKALQADSPHSASSMSEAHSPGEHSGQSQGPPTPPTTPKTDVQPGKPDLKREGRTLQESGRQPPHIDFRDVDIGELSSEVISNIETFDVNEFDQYLPPNGHPGVASTQVTYTGSYGISNTNSATTGAGHTWMAKQQQQSPQQSQQQHTLSTLNSEQSQSQQRTHIKTEQLSPSHYSDQQQQHSPQQLNYSSFNLNHYGSSYPTITRSQYDYTEHQGSNTYYSHAAGQSSNLYSTFSYMNPSQRPMYTPIADTTGVPSIPQTHSPQHWEQPVYTQLTRP; via the exons ATGAATCTCTTGGATCCCTTCATGAAGATGACAGAAGAGCAAGACAAGTGCATGTCTGGGGCTCCCAGCCCTTCTATGTCTGAGGACTCTGCGGGCTCCCCTTGCCCTTCTGGCTCAGGCTCAGATACTGAGAACACCAGACCTCAAGAGAACACTTTTCCCaaaggggatccagacatgaagAAGGAGACAGAGGATGAAAAATTTCCAGTGTGTATCAGAGAGGCGGTCAGCCAGGTGCTGAAGGGATATGACTGGACCTTGGTGCCCATGCCAGTCCGAGTGAATGGATCCAGTAAAAGCAAACCCCATGTCAAGAGGCCAATGAATGCCTTtatggtgtgggcacaggctgcaAGGAGGAAGCTTGCAGATCAATACCCACATCTTCACAATGCAGAACTCAGCAAGACCCTGGGCAAGCTCTGGAG GCTGTTAAATGAAGGCGAGAAACGTCCTTTTGTAGAAGAAGCCGAGAGATTGAGAATCCAGCACAAGAAGGATCATCCAGACTACAAGTACCAGCCACGCCGTAGAAAGTCAGTGAAGAATGGGCAGGCTGAGCAGGAGGATGGTTCCGAGCAGACTCATATCTCACCCAATGCCATCTTCAAGGCTCTGCAAGCTGACTCCCCACATTCTGCCTCTAGTATGAGTGAGGCGCACTCCCCAGGAGAACACTCAG GTCAGTCACAGGGGCCACCAACTCCACCAACCACCCCTAAAACAGATGTGCAGCCTGGCAAGCCAGACCTGAAGCGTGAAGGTCGCACCCTACAAGAGAGCGGCCGCCAGCCACCTCATATCGATTTCCGTGATGTGGACATTGGAGAGCTGAGCAGCGAGGTGATCTCCAATATTGAGACCTTTGATGTCAATGAATTTGACCAATATCTGCCACCCAACGGCCACCCAGGAGTCGCCTCCACACAGGTGACTTACACTGGCAGTTATGGCATCAGCAATACaaacagtgccaccacaggggctGGGCACACATGGATGGCCAAACAACAGCAACAGTCGCCTCAGCAGTCCCAGCAACAACACACATTGTCAACTCTGAACAGCGAGCAAAGCCAGTCCCAGCAGAGGACACACATCAAAACCGAGCAGCTTAGTCCAAGTCATTACAGCGACCAACAGCAGCAACACTCCCCCCAACAGCTGAACTACAGCTCCTTCAACCTCAACCATTATGGATCTTCCTACCCAACCATTACACGCTCACAGTACGACTACACCGAGCACCAAGGTTCCAACACCTACTACAGCCATGCTGCTGGCCAGAGCTCCAACCTCTACTCTACTTTCAGCTACATGAACCCAAGCCAGCGCCCCATGTACACTCCTATCGCAGACACAACAGGGGTCCCATCAATTCCCCAGACACATAGCCCGCAACATTGGGAGCAACCGGTTTACACACAGCTCACCAGGCCATAG